The Tumebacillus sp. BK434 genome includes a window with the following:
- a CDS encoding S8 family serine peptidase has product MKKKAWAVLALSAALTVTSTASFAAAEKKPDSSDSKNIEKMVDSNKNKVFDDLESLLTSKASNEEINVIVRLNEKFAAHKLNKLKDEIGTFKTKHTYEHAYQGFAAALTKSQIEKLQKHPLIESIQYDAPVHKTMNTAPDSFGSRQAGIDFGLTGDRDGNETSYSSTDVVVAVIDTGIDGTHVDLDGGKILAFRDFVGPTPNPAPYDDDGHGTHVSGIIAGTGEGNSGYKGVAPGAGLVGIKVLDGNGSGTMADVDAGINWAIANKNTYGIKVINLSLGTSGSSDGNDSTSQAIDNAVANGLVAVIAAGNSGPRKSTIGSPGAAREAITVGAFADVGERGFNVTSFSSRGPTADGRVKPDIMAPGYNIMAPRANSTNQYVSYSGTSMATPFTAGVAALMFDANYALTPVDIKNKLITTAQDWGVTGQDVDYGWGRLQAYEAIKSAGGYTGTGPSVPNHQFWSGNLTAKGQSQSYTFNVTSTATPIALTLLMPNWTSSSTPDFDLYLTNPSGTQVGSSLSTSRQETITFQPTVTGTYTVRVYSYNGTGAYHLDGSFK; this is encoded by the coding sequence ATGAAGAAAAAAGCATGGGCTGTCCTCGCGCTGTCCGCAGCGCTGACGGTCACCTCGACCGCGAGTTTTGCAGCCGCAGAGAAAAAACCCGATTCGAGCGACAGCAAGAACATCGAGAAAATGGTCGACAGCAACAAAAACAAAGTGTTTGATGACCTCGAATCACTGCTCACAAGCAAAGCGTCAAACGAGGAGATCAACGTCATCGTACGCCTGAACGAAAAATTTGCCGCACACAAGCTGAACAAACTCAAAGACGAAATTGGCACCTTCAAAACCAAACACACCTATGAGCATGCCTACCAAGGATTTGCAGCTGCTTTGACCAAGTCACAGATCGAGAAACTGCAAAAACATCCCCTGATCGAATCGATTCAATATGATGCGCCGGTGCATAAGACGATGAACACAGCGCCCGACTCTTTCGGTTCACGCCAAGCCGGGATCGACTTTGGCCTGACCGGGGACCGCGACGGCAACGAGACTTCCTATTCCAGCACGGACGTCGTGGTGGCCGTCATCGACACCGGGATTGACGGCACCCATGTCGACCTCGACGGCGGCAAAATTCTCGCCTTTCGAGACTTTGTCGGTCCGACTCCGAACCCGGCACCCTATGACGATGACGGGCACGGCACCCACGTCTCCGGCATCATCGCCGGCACCGGGGAAGGCAATTCCGGATACAAAGGCGTGGCGCCTGGCGCCGGCCTGGTCGGAATCAAAGTGCTCGACGGCAACGGCAGCGGCACCATGGCCGATGTTGACGCCGGGATCAACTGGGCAATCGCTAACAAAAACACGTACGGCATCAAAGTGATCAACCTGTCGCTTGGCACCTCCGGTTCTTCCGATGGCAATGACTCCACGTCACAAGCGATCGACAACGCCGTGGCCAACGGTCTTGTCGCCGTCATCGCTGCCGGCAATTCCGGGCCGCGCAAGTCGACGATCGGTTCGCCGGGTGCGGCGCGTGAAGCGATCACCGTCGGGGCGTTTGCCGATGTTGGCGAACGCGGGTTTAACGTGACTTCCTTCTCCTCGCGCGGCCCGACTGCAGATGGGCGGGTCAAGCCGGACATCATGGCCCCCGGATACAACATCATGGCACCGCGGGCGAACTCGACCAACCAATACGTCTCCTACAGCGGCACTTCGATGGCAACGCCGTTTACAGCCGGTGTGGCAGCGCTGATGTTTGATGCCAACTACGCGCTGACGCCGGTCGACATCAAAAACAAGCTGATCACCACCGCACAGGACTGGGGCGTGACCGGGCAAGACGTCGACTACGGCTGGGGACGCCTGCAAGCGTATGAAGCGATCAAGTCGGCCGGCGGCTATACGGGAACCGGTCCGAGCGTGCCGAACCATCAGTTCTGGTCGGGCAATCTGACAGCGAAAGGCCAATCGCAATCCTACACGTTCAATGTGACTTCAACGGCGACACCGATCGCCCTCACCCTGCTTATGCCGAACTGGACCAGTTCTTCGACGCCCGACTTCGACCTCTACCTAACCAATCCGTCCGGCACGCAGGTCGGCTCCTCGCTGAGCACCTCGCGTCAGGAGACGATCACCTTCCAGCCGACTGTGACCGGCACGTACACCGTCCGCGTGTACTCTTATAACGGCACTGGCGCGTACCATCTCGATGGATCGTTCAAGTAA
- the pyrB gene encoding aspartate carbamoyltransferase, whose product MYHVLSAYQFDRNQLDHLFRMAEIMEYTAANGGSNVLNGKIMAALFFEPSTRTRLSFESAMLRLGGKVVSTENAAQFSSAIKGETLEDSIRVISSYADVIVLRHNEVGAATRAAKVADVPVLNAGDGAGEHPTQSLLDLFTIQKELGTIDNLHIAMVGDLTYGRTVHSLSYMLARYQNVTISFVAPENCPIPQKVKDYLDQQGVTYFEESDLQQVAEKVDVLYMTRIQKERFPSGEEYLKAAGKYVIDQTVLDLMKPNAIILHPLPRAGEILPEVDADPRAAYFRQAKNGVYIRMALLAYCLGGKQAEAELEALAKVMG is encoded by the coding sequence ATGTACCACGTGCTCAGTGCTTATCAATTTGACCGCAACCAATTGGATCATCTGTTCCGCATGGCGGAGATTATGGAATATACCGCTGCCAACGGCGGTTCGAACGTTTTAAACGGCAAGATCATGGCGGCTCTGTTCTTCGAGCCCAGCACGCGCACCCGCCTTTCGTTTGAATCGGCGATGCTGCGCTTAGGCGGCAAGGTGGTCTCCACCGAAAATGCGGCCCAGTTCTCCTCGGCGATCAAAGGGGAGACGCTCGAAGATTCGATCCGGGTGATCTCGTCGTACGCCGATGTGATCGTGCTGCGCCACAATGAAGTCGGCGCCGCGACCCGCGCGGCGAAAGTGGCCGACGTGCCGGTGCTCAACGCCGGCGACGGCGCAGGCGAACATCCGACCCAATCTCTGCTCGACCTGTTCACGATCCAAAAAGAGTTGGGCACGATCGACAACCTGCACATCGCGATGGTCGGCGACCTGACCTATGGGCGCACCGTACACTCCCTTTCCTACATGCTCGCCCGCTACCAGAACGTGACGATCTCCTTCGTCGCGCCGGAGAATTGCCCGATTCCGCAAAAAGTCAAAGACTATCTCGATCAGCAAGGCGTCACCTACTTCGAAGAAAGCGATCTGCAGCAAGTGGCGGAAAAAGTGGACGTGCTGTACATGACGCGGATCCAGAAAGAGCGCTTCCCGAGCGGTGAAGAATATCTGAAAGCGGCAGGCAAATATGTGATCGACCAAACGGTACTCGATCTGATGAAGCCAAACGCGATCATCCTGCATCCGCTGCCCCGCGCCGGCGAGATTCTGCCGGAAGTGGATGCTGACCCGCGCGCGGCCTACTTCCGCCAAGCGAAAAACGGCGTCTACATCCGCATGGCCTTGCTCGCCTACTGCCTCGGCGGGAAACAGGCGGAAGCGGAACTGGAAGCATTGGCAAAAGTGATGGGCTAA
- a CDS encoding TraR/DksA C4-type zinc finger protein: protein MMNLTNDQIRQLRSQLEEEMSDIRDRLDNHDTYQLQESLMDSTGELSHYDNHPADLGSEVFERGKDLALRDADSLRIDEIDDALERMEDGTYGTCAQCGAVIPYGRLEANAAAKHCVRCQEELDEQEISANRPVEENFLYPGFGRSFMDHNDEDYNGYDGEDAWQDVARYGTAATNDENPDALHPNECYLHADERLGYVEDIEGFTITDIEGNPVSDPQYVHNDAYRRAWREADEG from the coding sequence ATGATGAATCTCACCAACGATCAAATTCGACAGTTGCGTTCCCAACTTGAAGAAGAGATGTCTGACATTCGCGACCGGTTGGACAATCACGATACCTATCAGCTGCAGGAATCGCTGATGGATTCGACCGGCGAACTGTCTCACTATGACAACCATCCGGCCGACCTCGGATCGGAAGTGTTTGAAAGAGGGAAAGATCTGGCGTTGCGTGACGCGGATAGTTTGCGCATCGACGAGATCGACGATGCGCTCGAACGGATGGAGGACGGCACATACGGCACGTGCGCACAGTGCGGCGCAGTCATTCCATACGGGCGTCTGGAAGCCAATGCGGCTGCGAAGCATTGCGTGCGCTGCCAAGAGGAGTTGGACGAACAAGAGATCTCAGCGAATCGTCCGGTCGAAGAAAACTTCCTGTACCCGGGCTTTGGACGCTCGTTTATGGATCACAATGATGAAGACTACAACGGCTATGACGGGGAGGACGCCTGGCAGGACGTGGCCCGCTATGGAACGGCTGCGACCAATGATGAAAACCCGGACGCCCTGCACCCGAACGAATGTTACCTCCATGCCGATGAACGCCTCGGCTATGTTGAGGATATTGAAGGCTTCACGATCACCGACATCGAAGGCAATCCCGTTTCGGACCCGCAATACGTGCACAATGATGCGTACCGCCGGGCGTGGAGAGAAGCTGACGAAGGCTGA
- the lspA gene encoding signal peptidase II yields MLFYLLIALVVVLDQVMKYYIRTNMQVTESVPLWEGVINLTSHRNTGAAFGIMEGQQWFFILSVVAVIVGVIYFRAKGEFKGRPLMETGVALLVGGAIGNAIDRVVFGAVTDFFDLQFTKFAIFNIADIAINLGVGLMILSMLLEWVRTSKKVSRKGDA; encoded by the coding sequence ATGCTGTTTTATCTGCTGATCGCTCTTGTGGTGGTCCTCGATCAAGTGATGAAATATTACATACGCACGAATATGCAAGTGACCGAGTCGGTTCCGCTGTGGGAAGGCGTGATCAACCTGACGTCGCACCGCAATACTGGCGCTGCATTCGGGATCATGGAAGGACAGCAGTGGTTCTTCATCCTGAGCGTGGTGGCTGTGATCGTCGGGGTGATCTATTTCCGGGCCAAAGGTGAATTCAAAGGCCGGCCGCTGATGGAGACGGGCGTCGCTCTGCTCGTCGGCGGCGCGATCGGCAATGCGATCGACCGCGTGGTTTTTGGCGCGGTGACCGACTTTTTTGACCTGCAGTTCACGAAATTTGCGATCTTCAACATCGCTGACATCGCGATCAATCTCGGGGTTGGTTTGATGATCCTGTCGATGTTGTTGGAATGGGTGCGGACGAGCAAGAAAGTCAGCAGGAAGGGAGATGCCTGA
- the uraA gene encoding uracil permease codes for MSQQRVVDVHEQLPLLQSIPLSLQHLFAMFGATVLVPFLTGLNPAIALLTSGIGTLIYIFLTKGMIPGYLGSSFAFIAPIIAVSKAESPEAALFGCLISGIVYIIVALIIKGVGIDWLNKLLPPVVVGSIVIVIGLGLAGTAVNMASENWMVAFVALIIAIIASAFFRGFLGVIPILLGIIGGYIFAATQGMIDFSKVAEASLVAMPEFQTPKVSWTAALLIAPVALVTIAEHIGHLLVTENIVGRNLMKKPGLHRSMLGDGVATAIAGALGGPPSTTYGENIGVMAITRVYSVWVIGGAAVFAILFAFNGKVNALISTIPVPVMGGISILLFGIIASAGLRMLVESGINYGNKRNLIISSVILVLGVGGAKIHIGELPIEGMALATFAGILLNLILPKNINNDGAVQAETPKDQNK; via the coding sequence ATGAGTCAACAACGAGTTGTCGATGTCCACGAGCAACTGCCGCTCTTGCAATCGATTCCGCTTAGCCTGCAGCATCTCTTCGCCATGTTTGGCGCGACGGTGCTGGTGCCGTTTCTGACCGGACTGAATCCGGCGATCGCGCTCCTCACGAGCGGGATCGGCACCTTGATCTACATCTTCCTGACCAAAGGCATGATTCCGGGCTATCTCGGATCGTCCTTCGCCTTCATCGCGCCGATCATCGCGGTGTCGAAAGCGGAAAGTCCGGAAGCCGCCCTGTTCGGCTGCCTGATCTCCGGGATCGTGTACATCATCGTCGCTTTGATCATCAAAGGGGTCGGCATCGACTGGCTGAACAAGCTGCTGCCGCCGGTCGTCGTCGGTTCGATCGTCATCGTTATCGGTCTCGGACTCGCCGGTACGGCGGTCAACATGGCTTCGGAAAACTGGATGGTCGCTTTTGTCGCCCTGATCATCGCGATCATCGCCTCCGCGTTCTTCCGCGGGTTTCTCGGGGTGATCCCGATTCTGCTCGGCATCATCGGCGGCTACATCTTCGCGGCGACGCAAGGCATGATCGACTTCTCGAAAGTGGCGGAAGCAAGCCTCGTCGCCATGCCGGAATTCCAAACGCCGAAAGTGTCTTGGACGGCAGCGCTGTTGATCGCGCCGGTCGCGCTGGTCACGATCGCCGAACACATCGGCCACCTGCTGGTCACCGAGAACATCGTCGGCCGCAACCTGATGAAAAAGCCGGGCCTGCACCGTTCGATGCTCGGTGACGGCGTCGCCACGGCGATCGCAGGTGCGCTGGGCGGTCCGCCGTCCACCACATATGGCGAGAACATCGGTGTCATGGCGATTACCCGCGTCTACTCGGTCTGGGTGATCGGCGGCGCGGCGGTGTTCGCGATCCTCTTCGCCTTCAACGGCAAAGTCAACGCACTGATCTCGACGATTCCCGTCCCGGTCATGGGCGGCATCTCGATCCTGCTCTTCGGGATCATCGCTTCGGCCGGACTGCGCATGCTGGTCGAAAGCGGCATCAACTATGGCAACAAACGCAACCTGATCATCTCCTCCGTCATCCTCGTGCTCGGGGTGGGCGGCGCGAAGATCCACATTGGCGAGCTGCCGATCGAAGGGATGGCGCTGGCGACGTTCGCCGGCATCCTGCTCAACCTGATCCTGCCGAAAAACATCAACAATGACGGCGCGGTACAGGCAGAGACGCCGAAGGATCAAAACAAGTAA
- a CDS encoding RluA family pseudouridine synthase: MEENVQTELNGTDDEFAERDTMSWTIGEEAGERIDKLLTGWVSELSRTQVQELIEEEAILVNGSKSKPNYKVRAGDVITLDLPEPAEVALVAEDIPLDVRYEDQDVIVVNKARGMVVHPAAGHASGTLVNALLFHCKDLSGINGEVRPGIVHRIDKDTSGLLMAAKNDLAHRHLSAQLKEHSVTRKYIAVVHGVIEHDLGTVDAPIGRHPVHRQQMAVIREGGREAVTHFQVIERLEKHTVVELKLETGRTHQIRVHMDFIGHPLVGDPKYGNQKRNKFGDIIDGQALHAQVLGFVHPRTEEYLEFSTDIPEEMTRLIDFLRQQA; this comes from the coding sequence ATGGAAGAGAATGTGCAAACGGAACTGAACGGGACGGATGATGAGTTCGCCGAACGCGACACGATGTCGTGGACGATCGGCGAGGAGGCAGGCGAGCGCATCGACAAGCTCTTGACCGGCTGGGTGAGCGAACTGTCCCGGACGCAGGTGCAGGAGCTGATCGAAGAGGAAGCGATCCTCGTCAACGGCAGCAAGTCGAAACCGAACTACAAGGTGCGCGCAGGCGACGTGATCACGCTCGACCTGCCCGAGCCGGCAGAAGTGGCTTTGGTCGCGGAAGACATTCCGCTCGACGTGCGCTATGAGGACCAGGATGTGATCGTCGTCAACAAGGCGCGCGGCATGGTTGTGCACCCGGCGGCGGGACATGCCAGCGGCACGCTTGTGAACGCCCTCCTGTTCCACTGCAAGGACTTGTCGGGCATCAATGGCGAAGTGCGTCCGGGCATCGTGCACCGGATCGACAAAGACACGTCCGGCCTTCTGATGGCGGCAAAAAATGACCTGGCGCACCGCCACCTGTCCGCGCAGCTCAAAGAGCACTCCGTGACCCGCAAATACATCGCCGTCGTCCACGGCGTGATCGAACATGATCTCGGCACGGTCGATGCCCCGATCGGACGTCATCCGGTGCATCGCCAGCAGATGGCGGTGATCCGTGAAGGCGGCCGCGAAGCGGTGACGCATTTCCAAGTCATCGAGCGGCTGGAGAAGCATACGGTCGTCGAGTTGAAGCTGGAGACGGGCCGCACCCACCAGATTCGTGTCCATATGGACTTCATCGGGCATCCGCTGGTCGGCGACCCGAAATACGGCAACCAAAAGCGCAATAAATTCGGCGACATCATCGATGGCCAGGCGCTGCATGCCCAAGTGCTCGGCTTTGTGCATCCGCGCACCGAGGAGTATCTGGAGTTCTCGACCGATATTCCGGAAGAGATGACGCGCCTGATCGACTTTTTGCGACAACAGGCTTGA
- the pyrR gene encoding bifunctional pyr operon transcriptional regulator/uracil phosphoribosyltransferase PyrR produces the protein MELTEKTQLLDAEAIRRALTRIAHEIVEKNKGTEDLVIIGIKTRGIHLAKRLAERIQAFEDQTVPVGTLDITLYRDDLKQRTEEAVVHGSEIPFDITDKKVVLVDDVLFTGRTVRAALDALIDIGRPTQIQLAVLVDRGHRELPIRPDYVGKNVPTSRDEVVAVNLAETEQVDKVIIMEKASTL, from the coding sequence ATGGAACTGACCGAAAAAACGCAGTTGCTCGATGCGGAAGCGATCCGCCGGGCTCTGACCCGCATCGCCCATGAAATCGTCGAGAAAAACAAAGGCACAGAAGATCTGGTGATCATCGGCATCAAAACGCGCGGCATCCACCTCGCCAAACGGCTCGCCGAGCGCATCCAGGCATTTGAGGATCAAACGGTGCCGGTCGGGACGCTCGACATCACCTTGTACCGTGACGATCTCAAACAGCGCACGGAAGAGGCGGTGGTGCACGGCTCGGAGATTCCGTTTGACATCACCGATAAGAAAGTGGTGCTGGTCGACGATGTGCTTTTCACCGGACGCACGGTCCGCGCTGCGCTCGACGCCTTGATCGACATCGGGCGGCCGACACAGATCCAACTGGCCGTGCTGGTCGACCGCGGACACCGCGAACTGCCGATCCGCCCCGACTATGTGGGCAAAAACGTTCCGACCTCCCGCGACGAAGTCGTAGCGGTGAACCTGGCGGAAACGGAGCAAGTAGACAAAGTCATCATCATGGAAAAAGCAAGCACTCTTTAA
- a CDS encoding DUF5665 domain-containing protein, producing the protein MANKHPLGNTRRTERVVQELKQITLEDKVSVLSEQIERLAIHMEKANFADYVSMLLRPRRMMFYSLLGGIARGVGLGVGFSVIGATLVYLLQKLQLLGLPLIGDYIAELVRIVQSNLNNPYMR; encoded by the coding sequence ATGGCGAACAAGCATCCGCTGGGCAATACGCGCCGCACGGAACGCGTGGTGCAGGAACTGAAACAGATCACGCTGGAAGATAAGGTGAGTGTGTTGAGCGAACAGATCGAGCGGCTAGCCATTCATATGGAAAAGGCGAACTTTGCCGACTACGTGAGTATGCTCCTCAGGCCAAGGCGGATGATGTTCTATAGTCTGCTGGGCGGTATTGCACGCGGTGTCGGATTGGGCGTCGGGTTTTCCGTGATCGGTGCCACTTTGGTCTACCTGTTACAGAAATTGCAACTGTTGGGCTTGCCTCTGATCGGGGACTATATTGCTGAACTCGTTCGCATTGTGCAATCGAATCTGAATAACCCGTACATGCGATAA
- the carA gene encoding glutamine-hydrolyzing carbamoyl-phosphate synthase small subunit, giving the protein MRARLILEDGTVFEGTAFGAAGESFGEVVFNTGMTGYQEVLTDPSYYGQIVTMTYPLIGNYGVNVDDIESNHPHVRGFVVREWSEHPSNWRNMGSLDEYLKKHNILGIQGIDTRMLTKKIRVKGTMGGVITTLEDTVEEYVAKLNTPHLLPRDQVARVTTKSTYRSPGKNRRIVAMDFGMKSGVLRSLVARGCDVTVVPADTPAEEILGWKPHGVMLSNGPGDPADLNDIIETVRQLIGQVPIFGICLGHQLISLACGAKTDRLKFGHRGANHPVKDLLNGRCYITSQNHGYVVVAESLEGTGLELTHINQNDGSVEGVRHTEHPVFSVQYHPEARPGPDDSDYLFDRFMEMIEAHWEGK; this is encoded by the coding sequence ATGCGAGCAAGGCTGATCTTAGAAGACGGAACGGTATTTGAAGGCACCGCGTTTGGCGCGGCCGGCGAGTCGTTTGGCGAAGTGGTGTTCAACACCGGCATGACCGGCTATCAAGAGGTGCTGACCGACCCGTCCTACTACGGGCAGATCGTGACGATGACCTATCCGCTGATCGGCAACTACGGGGTCAATGTTGACGACATCGAATCGAACCATCCGCACGTGCGCGGCTTCGTGGTGCGCGAGTGGTCGGAACACCCGAGCAATTGGCGCAACATGGGCAGCCTCGATGAGTACCTGAAGAAGCACAACATCCTCGGTATCCAAGGCATCGACACCCGCATGCTGACCAAAAAGATCCGTGTCAAAGGCACGATGGGCGGCGTGATCACCACGCTTGAGGACACGGTGGAGGAGTATGTGGCCAAGCTGAATACGCCGCACCTCCTGCCGCGTGACCAAGTGGCCCGTGTCACCACCAAATCGACCTACCGCAGCCCGGGTAAAAACCGCCGCATCGTCGCGATGGACTTCGGGATGAAATCGGGCGTGCTGCGCTCGCTCGTCGCCCGCGGCTGTGATGTGACGGTCGTGCCGGCCGACACGCCGGCGGAAGAGATCCTCGGCTGGAAGCCGCATGGCGTGATGCTCTCCAACGGCCCTGGCGACCCGGCCGACCTGAACGACATCATCGAAACGGTACGCCAACTGATCGGCCAAGTCCCGATCTTCGGCATCTGCCTTGGTCATCAGCTGATCTCGCTGGCTTGCGGAGCGAAGACCGACCGCCTGAAATTCGGCCACCGCGGCGCCAACCACCCGGTCAAAGACCTGCTCAACGGCCGCTGCTACATCACGTCGCAAAACCACGGCTATGTGGTCGTAGCCGAGTCGCTGGAAGGCACCGGCCTGGAACTGACGCACATCAACCAAAACGACGGTTCGGTCGAAGGCGTGCGCCACACCGAACATCCGGTCTTCTCTGTTCAGTACCATCCGGAGGCGCGTCCGGGTCCTGACGACTCCGACTACCTGTTTGACCGTTTCATGGAGATGATTGAAGCACACTGGGAGGGGAAATAA
- a CDS encoding dihydroorotase: MGLLLKNGRLLNLKTGELEARELRIEGEIIAEVAERIDAAGHEVIDLNGNVILPGFLDMHVHLREPGFAAKETIETGTAAAARGGFTTVACMPNTRPVIDSPELIRYVYETTAKEGSCTVLPYGAITKGELGEELTDIAALKAAGALGITDDGVGVQSSSLMREAMRVAAALDLPVVIHSEDEDLAKDGCMNEGVVSKRLGLPGIPGLAESAMIARDILLAEDTGAHLHVCHISDAASVELVRWAKSRGLKVTTEVTPHHLLLTEEIIDRTDGRDANMKVNPPLRSEKDRLACLQGLLDGTIDMVATDHAPHTEEEKQRPFATAPFGFIGLEIAFPLLYTELVQQGTLPLHELVQKFTVNPANVFKIDRGSLEAGKVADLTVVDLEEEREIAAAELKTKGRNTPFLGKKVKGWSVLTINQGRITYQNH; encoded by the coding sequence ATGGGACTGCTACTGAAAAACGGACGACTGCTGAACTTGAAAACGGGTGAGCTGGAAGCGCGCGAACTGCGTATCGAAGGGGAGATCATCGCTGAGGTGGCGGAGCGCATCGATGCGGCCGGCCATGAAGTGATCGACCTGAACGGCAACGTGATCCTGCCGGGCTTCCTCGACATGCACGTGCATCTGCGCGAGCCGGGCTTTGCAGCGAAAGAGACGATTGAGACCGGCACGGCGGCGGCGGCACGAGGCGGGTTCACCACCGTGGCTTGCATGCCGAACACCCGCCCGGTGATCGACTCGCCGGAACTGATCCGCTACGTGTATGAGACGACCGCAAAGGAAGGCTCCTGCACCGTCCTCCCGTACGGCGCGATCACCAAAGGGGAGCTGGGCGAAGAGCTGACCGACATCGCCGCTTTGAAAGCGGCTGGCGCGCTCGGCATCACCGACGACGGCGTCGGCGTGCAGTCCTCCTCCTTGATGCGCGAAGCGATGCGCGTCGCTGCGGCGCTCGATCTGCCGGTGGTCATCCACTCCGAAGATGAAGACCTCGCCAAAGACGGCTGCATGAACGAAGGCGTCGTCTCCAAGCGCCTCGGCCTGCCGGGCATCCCCGGGCTGGCAGAAAGCGCGATGATCGCCCGTGACATCCTGCTTGCAGAAGACACCGGCGCACACCTGCACGTCTGCCACATCTCCGACGCCGCTTCGGTCGAACTGGTGCGCTGGGCCAAAAGCCGCGGCTTGAAGGTGACGACCGAAGTCACCCCGCACCATCTGCTGCTGACCGAAGAGATCATCGACCGGACGGACGGCCGTGACGCCAACATGAAAGTCAACCCGCCGCTCCGCTCGGAAAAGGACCGCCTGGCCTGCCTGCAAGGGCTGCTCGACGGCACGATCGACATGGTGGCGACCGACCATGCGCCGCACACCGAAGAGGAAAAACAACGCCCGTTTGCCACCGCGCCATTTGGCTTCATTGGCCTTGAGATCGCCTTCCCGCTCCTCTACACCGAACTGGTGCAGCAAGGCACCCTGCCGCTGCATGAACTGGTGCAGAAGTTCACGGTGAACCCGGCGAACGTGTTCAAAATCGACCGCGGCAGCCTCGAAGCGGGCAAAGTGGCCGACCTGACCGTCGTCGATCTGGAGGAAGAGCGCGAGATCGCAGCGGCAGAACTGAAGACCAAAGGACGCAACACGCCGTTCCTCGGCAAAAAGGTCAAAGGATGGAGCGTGCTGACGATCAACCAGGGTCGCATCACCTACCAGAACCACTAG